A single window of Gossypium arboreum isolate Shixiya-1 chromosome 13, ASM2569848v2, whole genome shotgun sequence DNA harbors:
- the LOC108474852 gene encoding probable 2-oxoglutarate-dependent dioxygenase AOP1 yields the protein MAIDAEIEFPTIELRSSDLKRGTKGWNRLCKRVREACETFGCFDVVYKKISTKIREDAFELQKELVKVPVERKQKNTSPLPCHGWVGPCEQVSMLYEGFGVADASNYDSVNNFAQLMWPNGQPRFTDTIHTLATQMEELNKLIWLMLTDSYGLQEDSLKMNYKTLVRMMKYLAPPPGEYERGFFAHTDKPISTLICEDKSGLEIEVNNDQWIKLTNLSPSSFVFIVGDPLKAWSNGRLKSVNHRVMMSGDKDRYSIAAFVIPNEGTIIKAPKELIDEKHPQLFKEFDFMDFFLYAISDPAKHIDSGELLHAYASLSPPVSN from the exons ATGGCTATTGATGCTGAAATTGAGTTTCCAACCATTGAGTTACGTTCATCGGATTTGAAGCGAGGAACCAAAGGGTGGAACCGTTTGTGCAAGAGGGTTCGAGAGGCTTGTGAGACTTTCGGTTGTTTCGATGTGGTGTACAAAAAGATATCAACAAAAATCCGAGAGGATGCATTTGAATTGCAGAAAGAACTAGTTAAGGTCCCAGTGGAGAGGAAACAGAAGAACACCAGTCCCTTGCCTTGCCATGGTTGGGTTGGACCATGCGAGCAGGTTTCTATGTTGTATGAAGGCTTTGGAGTCGCAGATGCCTCCAACTATGATTCTGTTAACAACTTTGCTCAACTTATGTGGCCTAATGGCCAGCCACGCTTTAC TGACACTATACATACCCTAGCGACGCAAATGGAGGAGCTGAACAAGTTAATTTGGTTAATGCTAACTGATAGTTACGGATTACAGGAGGATTCACTGAAGATGAACTACAAAACGTTGGTGCGGATGATGAAATACCTGGCCCCTCCGCCTGGGGAGTATGAGAGAGGATTCTTTGCTCATACTGATAAACCAATTAGCACACTCATTTGTGAGGACAAATCAGGGCTGGAAATTGAGGTCAATAATGACCAATGGATCAAGTTGACTAATTTATCTCCTTCTTCCTTTGTTTTTATTGTTGGAGATCCTCTCAAG GCATGGAGTAATGGGAGATTGAAATCAGTGAATCACAGAGTAATGATGAGCGGAGACAAAGATCGATATTCTATAGCAGCCTTTGTCATTCCAAATGAAGGTACAATAATTAAGGCACCCAAAGAACTTATAGATGAAAAACATCCTCAGCTTTTCAAGGAATTCGATTTCATGGACTTCTTCCTTTATGCCATTTCTGACCCAGCAAAGCACATCGACAGCGGCGAACTGCTCCACGCCTATGCTTCTCTTTCACCACCGGTTTCCAATTAA